Proteins encoded by one window of Desulfovibrio inopinatus DSM 10711:
- a CDS encoding DUF4139 domain-containing protein, translating into MKPFFYILFAIAVMMFPGSGQAEITSILMYPSQCRVTQHFQLQPETQKQNQRVLFNLPGEADPDTLVVHVLTPSVTLANITWDRVNRLDKKHVAQLRAELEAAKTQLANIGAKINAINARITFWTNSKMGEMTSPTAEQLSQIASTLGQEVESLFSSRHPLENEQKEIQRKVDLLQKKLDNATGHVRTLWRVKADLTGAAAGPIDLETISTMSGCGWSPIYRFNAVPEKKTVEFTFEAQIRQGLGQNIEQVDVALATLAPRQGLIPPAVSPWVIAPRPKVQARAFKAMAPAPMADMAMEVVQSNAAGGAGVPQEDRRGASYAIWHLGKRNLIAGEDTQLLISTQNVESEFVYTVRPSAELAAFLTAKADFNKSILLPRGQAIFLVDGALVGKRPFETAQQKNDLFFGRAPSIDVKSNLVSKQSGDAGIITSKQTYRWDFAYNITNNAQHQVDVIVQEAKPQVRDENIKLTITSDPKATEAPDDPHVFLWNLSIPPGKKQTVSYAVALEAPKDMALDLGWR; encoded by the coding sequence ATGAAGCCGTTTTTCTACATTCTTTTTGCTATTGCCGTGATGATGTTCCCTGGGAGCGGACAGGCCGAGATAACCTCTATCTTAATGTACCCTTCGCAATGTCGGGTGACGCAGCACTTTCAATTGCAACCTGAAACACAGAAACAAAATCAACGCGTTTTGTTCAATTTGCCAGGGGAGGCCGATCCCGACACGCTGGTGGTTCATGTGCTGACCCCCTCGGTGACGCTTGCCAATATCACGTGGGATAGAGTGAATCGTCTTGACAAAAAACATGTTGCACAGCTGCGAGCCGAGCTCGAAGCTGCGAAAACCCAACTTGCCAATATCGGAGCAAAAATTAATGCAATTAATGCCCGGATTACGTTCTGGACGAACAGTAAGATGGGGGAAATGACCTCTCCGACAGCAGAGCAGTTGTCTCAAATCGCATCGACATTGGGCCAAGAAGTTGAATCGTTGTTCTCTTCCCGGCATCCTTTGGAAAATGAACAAAAAGAGATTCAGCGGAAAGTGGATTTACTCCAAAAAAAACTTGATAATGCCACAGGGCATGTTCGCACCTTGTGGCGTGTTAAAGCAGACCTGACAGGAGCTGCAGCAGGGCCGATTGATTTAGAAACGATTTCCACCATGTCAGGTTGTGGGTGGTCTCCGATTTATCGTTTTAATGCTGTTCCTGAGAAAAAAACGGTTGAATTCACATTTGAGGCGCAAATACGACAGGGACTTGGCCAAAACATTGAACAAGTTGATGTTGCTTTGGCCACCCTTGCTCCGCGTCAAGGCTTAATACCGCCTGCGGTGTCTCCCTGGGTTATTGCTCCTCGTCCGAAAGTTCAGGCTCGTGCTTTTAAGGCGATGGCGCCGGCACCGATGGCGGATATGGCAATGGAAGTGGTTCAAAGTAATGCTGCTGGAGGCGCCGGTGTGCCCCAGGAGGATCGACGTGGAGCTTCCTATGCTATTTGGCATCTCGGGAAGCGGAATTTGATCGCAGGAGAAGACACGCAGCTTCTTATATCCACACAGAATGTCGAAAGCGAATTTGTCTACACAGTTCGACCGTCGGCTGAACTGGCTGCGTTTCTGACGGCCAAGGCAGACTTCAATAAGAGTATTTTACTGCCACGAGGACAGGCCATCTTTCTTGTGGATGGAGCTCTTGTCGGAAAACGTCCTTTCGAAACTGCGCAACAAAAAAATGATCTATTTTTTGGGCGTGCGCCGTCAATTGATGTGAAAAGCAATCTTGTCTCAAAACAATCCGGTGATGCCGGAATTATCACGTCGAAGCAAACCTATCGTTGGGATTTTGCCTACAACATTACCAATAATGCACAACATCAAGTCGATGTGATTGTTCAAGAGGCAAAACCACAGGTACGAGACGAAAACATTAAACTGACGATAACAAGTGACCCCAAAGCCACAGAAGCCCCGGATGATCCCCACGTTTTTTTGTGGAATTTGTCCATTCCTCCCGGAAAAAAACAGACCGTTTCCTATGCGGTTGCACTTGAAGCCCCCAAAGATATGGCACTTGATCTTGGTTGGAGATAG
- a CDS encoding sugar transferase — protein sequence MMNPYSRFTTQADPSETVHAKPAICVGPLGRHDIWPLAVFIISCLYDALVFFMSPIFANIVLLQFEYVYALPLTKSALTFPVGLTALFQTFILFFFGVYNQQINFLNLEDAKRTFLGLILGLACAVPALAAFRAPHVASLVLSSFPLTFIMVFYGRLTVNDRLCALRKKCGTPALIYGAGNLGREIYSLLNCSSKTSLHPVAFIDDDPEKLGISIAASSLFQCDCLNVMGTRDDIDRLIHELGIREIFIAFAVRDDKHMEVIVRELAGTGLTVNILPSLYHLDRNALEYFFVDGIPAARVVSITTPQSFSFKRFFDLVITAGLLAALWPIFCCIALAVKLDSKGPVIFAHDRIGKDGKSFTMYKFRSMTVDACPYQVNPTKHCDPRLTRVGRILRKTSLDELPQLFNVLKGDMSLVGPRPEMQFIVDDYDKEARRRLEVLPGITGLWQISVDRKHAIHENLSYDLYYIRNSGVLLDIVILLKTIAFLFRGI from the coding sequence ATGATGAATCCATACTCCCGTTTCACAACACAAGCAGATCCATCCGAAACAGTGCATGCCAAGCCCGCAATATGTGTCGGGCCTTTAGGTCGACATGATATATGGCCGTTGGCTGTTTTCATCATAAGCTGCCTTTATGATGCTCTCGTATTTTTTATGTCTCCCATATTTGCCAATATTGTATTGTTGCAGTTCGAATATGTATATGCATTGCCTCTTACAAAATCGGCTTTGACGTTTCCTGTTGGTCTCACAGCACTCTTTCAAACGTTTATCTTATTCTTTTTCGGTGTGTATAACCAACAGATCAATTTTCTTAATCTTGAAGATGCCAAGCGTACTTTTTTAGGGCTCATTTTGGGACTCGCTTGTGCTGTTCCCGCCCTAGCCGCTTTTCGGGCGCCTCATGTGGCGAGTTTGGTTCTTTCGTCTTTTCCGCTGACATTTATTATGGTTTTTTATGGTCGTCTGACGGTAAATGATCGACTTTGTGCACTGCGAAAAAAATGTGGAACCCCAGCCCTTATTTATGGTGCAGGGAATTTAGGCCGAGAAATTTATTCTTTGCTCAATTGTTCTTCAAAAACAAGTTTGCATCCTGTCGCGTTTATTGATGACGATCCGGAAAAACTGGGAATATCCATTGCTGCCTCAAGTTTGTTCCAATGTGATTGTTTGAATGTCATGGGCACACGGGACGATATTGATCGGCTTATTCATGAGTTAGGCATTCGTGAAATTTTTATTGCCTTTGCCGTTCGTGACGACAAACACATGGAAGTGATCGTTCGTGAGTTGGCAGGAACAGGGTTGACAGTCAATATTTTGCCATCGTTGTATCACCTTGACAGGAATGCATTGGAATATTTCTTTGTCGACGGTATTCCTGCTGCTCGTGTTGTTTCAATCACAACGCCACAGAGCTTTTCATTCAAGCGCTTTTTTGACCTTGTAATCACGGCAGGTCTGCTCGCTGCCTTGTGGCCAATCTTTTGTTGCATCGCATTGGCTGTTAAACTGGATTCCAAAGGGCCAGTTATCTTTGCTCATGATCGAATTGGCAAAGATGGTAAATCGTTTACCATGTATAAGTTTCGCAGCATGACCGTTGATGCATGTCCTTATCAGGTCAATCCCACCAAACACTGTGATCCTCGATTGACGCGTGTCGGTCGCATTTTACGGAAAACCAGTCTGGATGAACTCCCCCAGCTGTTTAATGTTCTCAAAGGGGACATGTCATTAGTGGGGCCGCGTCCTGAGATGCAATTTATTGTCGATGACTATGATAAAGAAGCCCGGCGACGCCTTGAAGTGCTCCCCGGAATTACCGGGTTGTGGCAAATAAGCGTAGACCGAAAACATGCAATTCACGAGAATTTGTCATATGATTTGTATTATATTCGCAATTCGGGCGTGTTGCTTGATATCGTGATTTTATTGAAAACTATTGCCTTTTTGTTCCGCGGTATATAA